The genomic segment GAACATATCCGGTGATTATTAAAAAACACTTCAACTACATAACGGGTGATTCGGACATCGACTTTGTGTTTGATGTATTCATAAGGGACGCTGTAATGCATTTTCTCTACAGTAACATGATAGTTAAATTGGACGGTGGCAACCTTCCAAACTGCTAATTCATAGGGTACTGCGGGAAGAGGTAGTAACAGGGCTTTCTCTTCTTCTCGAAATACGCTCTGACGGCTTCCCGTTTTCTTCTGAAACGGTTTACTGTTGAAGGCCTCCAGTTTCTCTCGTATCGCCAGGTTAAGTTCTGGAAGAGAAAAGAATTGTTGACGACGGAGAGCCGCAACGATCCAGGTGGAAATGGTGCCAACCGTCCCTTCAACACTGGGTTTATCCTTGGGCTTTCTTACCCGAGCAGGAATAACAGCGGTCCCATAGTGCTCGGCCATTTCGTGATAAGACTTGTTGATTATAGGCGTATACCATGAGGAGCGTTCCACACCGGTCTTCAGATTATCCGGTACAAGAATCCGTGTAACGCCTCCAAAATACTTGTAGGCATTGACATGAGCTGTAATCCAGGATTCTTGGCCTTGATTCAGAAAAGCTTCCACATAAGCATATTGACTGTACGGTAGAACAGCTACAAATATGTAGGCAGCAATGCTCTCTCCTGTATCCGTATCCACGAGGCTTGCCGTTTGGCCTGCCCAGTCGACCTCCATTTGTTCGCCAGGCTTTCGTCCGATATGCATGGTCGCTTTGGTCTTCGCCACATACTGCTGATAATGGTAGCAAAACTGAGTATACATGAGGGGAATCTCATTGCTGAGTCTGCAGGATTCGCAGTATTCATTCCAAAGCAGACTGAGCGTTACTCCGCTTTTCGCCATTTCTTTATGAATGTACTCATTATCCGGGCGCTTTCGGGTAGGAGGTAATGTGGATTCAGGATAGAAAAGCTTGTGCAATTCACCATTCGTCCGATCTGGGTTTAACGGCCAAGTAATATTAAGCTCGTTGGATCGTTTCACCACCTTGGCAACAGTGTTGCGTGAGCATTCGCAGCTCACTGCGATGCTGCGTTGACTGATTCCTTGGCTAATTAGCCGAAGAATCTCTCGATAATTGGTCATTTGATGACCTCCTATGAATGTATTTACACTCCTCTCTCGGGTGTATAACTACATTCTAATAAGAAGTTTCATCAAGTGGCTCACAATCCGGAAGGGTGGCTCTAAAAATCCGGAGCTGTGGCTCTCACAGTCCGGAAGCATGGCTCATTTTGCTCCGTAATATTCAGATGTCTGGAAATTTACGCTGTTTACGATGACGAGGGATTTGCCTTAAGTTCAACTTGATGTTTAGTGTTACACCGTACAAAAAGCGAAGAGCGCTGTTGTAAGTATTTACGGATGCGGAAGCTAGCTTTTTTTCGGTGGTAAGATAGCGGAGGAACTCTCTAATATCCTCTTCGCCCAATTCAGTTGCAGGTTTATTGTAGTGGTTCTGATAGCTCTTTACTCTGGAATAGTATTCATCCTTGGTATTCTTGCTTAACCCCTTCAGTTCTACATCGAACATTAATTTGCTTAAAACCTCTTCCTTTGTCATAAAACAAACACATCTCCTTTGAAGTAAAATCTCTAACATTTTACAGGAGATGTGAAAAGACTTATAGATATTTGAGTAAACAGCGAAGACACATTTACGGAAACCACCGCGCCAGCGGTTTAGTGCTATTGCTATAATTCGGCCTCAACCGAGATGCACATTATTAGCCTAACTGGTATATGGATACCGAGAAGTTATGATTTCATTCTAGTAGACATTTTATAAAGAATTCAAATTGTCTTAACTACAAATTGGAATTTATCGGATCTTTACGATGCACAAATCTAAAATGTTGATTTATTTTTGCTATCATTGTTATTCATAATTATGTTTTTTAGGTTTTTCAAATATGTTTCATTAAAACTATAAAAACTGTTATATTCGGATATAACACTATGATCTTCCAGATTAAGCACTTTATATTTTGAATTTACAAATCTTATTAAGCACATTTTTTCAATAAAATCCTCAAACCCATTAAATGTCATAAGCCAATTATATGTTCCGAGCTTATTTAAATATGCTTCATTTAATTTGCAGTTATCCTTCACATTATCTTCAAATTGCTCTTGATTTTTATTTCCATCAAAAATTTTTTTACAACCAAAAAACTTACTAATGTCAAATAGCGTATAATCAACTCTGTCTCTAAAAATAGAATATCTGAGTGTATTAATTGTCGGTTTGTTATGTCGTGGCCAAACTAAATAAGCAGCGGTACACGTTCTCATTTCTTCATAATCATGCAACCATTCTTTGCTACCTTTCCGCAGGTCGTAGAGTTGTTTCCAACCACATACAGCATCGGCAGATAACTTAATTCCTACATTATTATACAATTCGAATTTACCATCTTTATGTTTCAATTTTAATCTTTCAGATAAATCCTTGTACACATGTTCATCTCTATTATCAGGGTCGATATATATTGCATTAATGATAGCTTTTATCAAGCTTTTTTCTTTCAAATCTCTGTAATAATCACTATTATAAAAATTTTCGATTACTTTAATATTTCTTTGATAAACGTATTTTTCATTTTCCATCAAAATATCTCCATATCTGATTCCTATAGTATAATTATGGAATCAAAAAATCATCCACTGCAAATCAGATGATTCCACGCTATCCTTTTGTACCTTTAGCAAAAGATGCCATTATTATATGGATAATGCGAGGCACGTCGGAATCTATTAACATGCCATTATGCTCAGATGTTGCAAATTGTCGAAAAGTAGTTCACACGTTCTTCTCGGAAACTTTCCGAGTTATGAATCAAAGAAATTTGAAACACAAACCTGCGATGTGTGTAAATATAACAACATCGCAGGTTTGTGCACACTTCTTCTGAAATAATATCAATTATCTTCTCTTCCAACTTACGTTCTTCTACTGCCCCCCATGCTTTTTTGAGCATCACCGCATTATACATCAATATAATCTAGAATTAAAGAATTATTGTTCTATCCATTCCATACGATTATTCCTATTACACATCATTCCATTTAACGAAATATGTCTGTACTCAAACTCATCCATAATTCTTTTTGAATCTTCTTCTACCAACCATCCGTCTTCTAGTTTTTGGAAGTTTATAATATGTTTCATTAAAACATCTTTTGCTTTACTAGTGAAAACTAAATCCTTGCAATCTTTCCAACTTCGATACGAAGATAAACGTTTAAATATTTTAAAGTCTGTATCTCTTTGTATATCCGTTAATAGATCATATGTTTTTCTGCTGCAAATATCTAAATAGTTATTTTTTAACTTTCTAATTTCGTTTATTACTTCTTCATACGAATCACTTAGATATTTTACTGCAATATCAAATCTCTCTAGTGGTTCTTTGTCTTCCAGAATACCCCTGAAATTCCACAATTGAATGTACCCATGCATATCTTGCATAATATTCATTATATGAATTAAGTCTTCTGCTTCATCCTTTTCTCTCAATTTGTTTTTATGTAAATTAGGAATATACATTTGTATTATAAAAAATATTGTAGATGATATAAATGCTAATGAAAGTGTTAATAGAATATTAGATATAACATCAGCATACAAAAATTTTACTTTATATTTTAAAGACAAAACATTTATCATAACAACAATAATTATTGATATTACATTTATTAAAAAAATTGCTTTATTTTTTTCTTTAAATCTTTTTATATCACTTAACGTATCTTTGATATTTACTTTTAATTTTTTCATCATAGCCTATTCCAACTTTCTATAATTAGCCTAATATGGATGATGGGAAGCTCACAACTTGACGCGTTTTAGTTGGTTATAAAGGGAAATTTGTTTAAAAACGTACATTAATCTGAGAAAAATCGATGTTGATTTGAGATTTGATTTCAGGTATTTTATTCGCCAATAGTCTTTGTACGCCTTGCTTTGCTACTTCTGGTTCCATCATAGGTGCTAACGTTATGCTTCGAATAGATTGAATTGGATCAAAAGTTACT from the Desulfitobacterium metallireducens DSM 15288 genome contains:
- the istA gene encoding IS21 family transposase produces the protein MTNYREILRLISQGISQRSIAVSCECSRNTVAKVVKRSNELNITWPLNPDRTNGELHKLFYPESTLPPTRKRPDNEYIHKEMAKSGVTLSLLWNEYCESCRLSNEIPLMYTQFCYHYQQYVAKTKATMHIGRKPGEQMEVDWAGQTASLVDTDTGESIAAYIFVAVLPYSQYAYVEAFLNQGQESWITAHVNAYKYFGGVTRILVPDNLKTGVERSSWYTPIINKSYHEMAEHYGTAVIPARVRKPKDKPSVEGTVGTISTWIVAALRRQQFFSLPELNLAIREKLEAFNSKPFQKKTGSRQSVFREEEKALLLPLPAVPYELAVWKVATVQFNYHVTVEKMHYSVPYEYIKHKVDVRITRYVVEVFFNNHRICSHPRLHGRPGQYSTVTEHMPEDHQKYTAWNGERFVFWAENVGKHTAVVVKAILSSHRIEQQGYKSCMGLLKLADKYSVSRLEAACEKALSYTPNPSYKSIQTIIKTGQDKIVKEEPVNPEKSSNSFGFTRGADYYRRNS
- a CDS encoding phage integrase N-terminal SAM-like domain-containing protein, which codes for MTKEEVLSKLMFDVELKGLSKNTKDEYYSRVKSYQNHYNKPATELGEEDIREFLRYLTTEKKLASASVNTYNSALRFLYGVTLNIKLNLRQIPRHRKQRKFPDI